A single window of Nocardia higoensis DNA harbors:
- a CDS encoding 4a-hydroxytetrahydrobiopterin dehydratase, whose product MTAELLPEDRIADAMTGLPDWSRADAQISRTVTAASFPAAIELVRRVADAAERANHHPDIDIRWRKVTFTLSTHSAGGLTAADFALAEQIDVLADATAGSDA is encoded by the coding sequence ATGACCGCAGAACTGCTTCCCGAAGATCGCATCGCCGACGCCATGACCGGCCTGCCCGACTGGTCACGCGCGGACGCGCAGATCTCGCGCACCGTCACCGCCGCTTCCTTCCCCGCCGCCATCGAACTCGTGCGCCGCGTCGCCGACGCGGCCGAACGTGCGAATCATCACCCCGATATCGATATCCGCTGGCGAAAAGTCACCTTCACCTTGTCGACGCATTCCGCGGGCGGCCTGACCGCCGCGGACTTCGCCCTGGCCGAGCAGATCGACGTACTCGCCGACGCGACCGCCGGTTCGGACGCCTGA
- a CDS encoding mannosyltransferase, whose protein sequence is MNRESARTDGRPAATRWRWAALALGLSVLARMLWMLLSDNGMNLVDLHVYVDGSASVGTDRLYDFTYAEKTPDFPLPFTYPPFAAFVFYPLHFLPFTTVAIGWLLATVAALYGVVWITLEMILGRERLREPAWRVTPIAWTAVGVWLEPVRTTIDYGQVNVFLVLGAMLAVRSSRWWISGGLVGVIAGIKLTPAITGLYFLARRRWGAAVFAAVAFGLTVGISYLLNGHEARRYFGTLLGDADRIGPVGSVWNQSLRGTLSRILGYDVETGPVWICAVLVVAALAIAAWRCLGPDDRLGTLLLVQVFGLMVSPISWSHHWVWLLPLVLWLLYGPLREAPGARVLAGYWLVTTLIGVPWVLSFFQPTIWEISRPGVLSWLGAVNVVGVLALLVWVIVSGRRARAAIPATERAGVS, encoded by the coding sequence TTGAACCGAGAGAGCGCTCGGACGGACGGACGTCCGGCCGCTACCCGATGGCGATGGGCGGCGCTGGCACTGGGGCTGTCCGTCCTCGCCCGGATGTTGTGGATGCTGTTGTCCGACAACGGGATGAACCTGGTCGATCTGCACGTCTACGTCGACGGCTCGGCCTCGGTGGGCACCGATCGCCTCTACGACTTCACCTATGCCGAGAAGACGCCGGACTTCCCGCTGCCGTTCACCTATCCGCCCTTCGCCGCGTTCGTCTTCTATCCGCTGCATTTCCTGCCGTTCACCACGGTGGCCATCGGATGGCTACTGGCGACCGTGGCGGCGCTCTACGGCGTGGTGTGGATCACCCTGGAGATGATTCTCGGCCGCGAGCGGTTGCGGGAGCCGGCGTGGCGGGTGACCCCGATCGCCTGGACGGCGGTGGGTGTGTGGCTGGAGCCGGTCCGGACGACCATCGACTACGGGCAGGTCAACGTCTTCCTTGTGCTCGGCGCCATGCTCGCGGTGCGCAGTTCGCGATGGTGGATATCCGGTGGCCTGGTCGGCGTGATCGCCGGCATCAAGCTGACGCCGGCGATCACCGGGCTGTACTTCCTGGCGCGGCGCCGGTGGGGAGCGGCGGTGTTCGCGGCGGTGGCGTTCGGCCTGACGGTCGGTATCAGCTACCTGCTCAACGGCCACGAGGCGCGCCGCTATTTCGGCACCCTGCTCGGCGACGCGGACCGGATCGGGCCGGTGGGTTCGGTGTGGAATCAGTCACTGCGCGGAACGCTCAGCCGCATCCTCGGCTACGACGTGGAGACCGGACCGGTCTGGATCTGCGCGGTCCTGGTGGTCGCGGCGCTGGCGATCGCGGCCTGGCGCTGCCTCGGCCCGGACGACCGGCTGGGCACGCTGTTGCTGGTACAGGTGTTCGGCCTGATGGTCTCGCCGATCTCCTGGTCGCATCACTGGGTGTGGTTGCTGCCGCTGGTGTTGTGGCTGCTCTACGGACCGCTGCGCGAGGCGCCCGGCGCGCGCGTGCTCGCGGGCTATTGGCTGGTGACCACCCTGATCGGGGTGCCATGGGTGCTGTCGTTCTTCCAGCCGACGATCTGGGAGATCTCCCGGCCGGGCGTGTTGTCCTGGCTGGGTGCGGTGAATGTGGTGGGCGTGCTGGCGTTGCTCGTCTGGGTGATCGTCTCGGGCAGGCGGGCACGCGCGGCGATCCCGGCGACCGAGCGTGCCGGGGTGTCCTGA
- a CDS encoding DUF1906 domain-containing protein yields the protein MRSPDLSRRSFLTHTSAAATVCAAAAATLGMTVSAGSAAADPGHGTLLDYAAGVPSAARIKAAGHVGVIRYVSDRRPGAEWMAGKPLLATEVEDLRAHGLSIVSCYQYGKAATADWRGGMEAGKRHAERGLELHLAAGGPADRPIYASIDDNPTPVEFAAMIAPYLLGWHAVLGRENVGVYANAPTIELARVAGLGAWYWQHNWGTPKGFVHPGAHLHQFEIDKRAVDGIGVDLNAILKPEYGQW from the coding sequence ATGCGTTCTCCAGATCTGTCCCGTCGTAGCTTTCTCACCCACACCTCCGCCGCGGCGACGGTGTGCGCCGCTGCCGCGGCGACTCTCGGCATGACGGTCTCGGCCGGGTCCGCCGCCGCGGACCCCGGCCACGGCACCCTGCTCGACTACGCCGCCGGCGTGCCGTCCGCCGCGCGGATCAAAGCCGCCGGGCACGTCGGCGTCATCCGCTATGTCTCCGACCGACGGCCCGGTGCGGAATGGATGGCGGGCAAGCCCTTGCTGGCGACCGAGGTCGAGGACCTGCGAGCGCACGGCCTGAGCATCGTTTCCTGCTACCAGTACGGCAAGGCCGCCACTGCCGACTGGCGCGGCGGTATGGAGGCGGGCAAACGGCACGCCGAACGCGGTCTGGAACTGCACCTGGCCGCGGGCGGTCCGGCCGACCGGCCCATCTACGCCTCGATCGACGACAATCCGACCCCGGTCGAGTTCGCCGCCATGATCGCGCCGTACCTGTTGGGCTGGCACGCGGTGCTCGGCCGCGAGAATGTCGGTGTCTACGCCAACGCGCCCACCATCGAACTGGCCCGCGTGGCGGGATTGGGCGCGTGGTATTGGCAGCACAACTGGGGCACCCCGAAGGGGTTCGTGCACCCCGGTGCCCATCTGCACCAGTTCGAGATCGACAAGCGGGCCGTGGACGGCATCGGGGTCGACCTCAACGCGATCCTGAAGCCCGAATACGGGCAGTGGTAG
- a CDS encoding CHAP domain-containing protein, with the protein MRVTRARLWLGVAALAVVVAVAAVLGVRWWQESSGGGALVGERLTSFPELDPSVLDAEQRTLVAVLRREFADPGSGPDYAEGQVEAWCADFVSWTMREAGRPLSNPHSGSWRIPGVYTLQEYYESVDRFVPAGAGYQPRTGDVLLYGPDSPFGHHTNLVLAAGDGAVTTIGGNEFDQVRIHRFRLADVADVVGYGRF; encoded by the coding sequence ATGCGGGTGACGAGGGCGCGGCTGTGGCTGGGTGTCGCGGCGCTGGCGGTGGTCGTGGCGGTGGCCGCGGTGCTCGGGGTGCGGTGGTGGCAGGAGTCCTCGGGCGGTGGCGCCCTGGTCGGGGAGCGGCTCACGTCGTTTCCGGAGCTGGATCCATCGGTGCTGGACGCGGAGCAGCGCACCCTGGTGGCGGTCCTGCGACGTGAATTCGCCGACCCGGGCAGCGGCCCCGACTACGCCGAAGGCCAGGTCGAGGCATGGTGCGCCGATTTCGTCAGCTGGACGATGCGGGAGGCGGGTCGGCCGCTGTCGAATCCGCACTCCGGCTCCTGGCGGATACCCGGGGTCTACACGCTGCAGGAGTACTACGAGAGTGTGGACCGGTTCGTGCCCGCCGGGGCGGGCTATCAGCCACGGACCGGCGACGTGCTGCTCTATGGGCCGGACAGTCCGTTCGGTCACCACACCAATCTCGTACTCGCCGCAGGCGACGGGGCGGTCACCACGATCGGCGGCAACGAATTCGACCAGGTGCGCATTCATCGGTTCCGGCTCGCGGACGTGGCTGATGTCGTCGGCTACGGGCGATTCTGA